From Sphingobacterium bambusae:
AAAATCTCCATAGCATATTATCATTTGCCTTTTTAGGCGCAACGTTATTGACCAGCAGCTGTGATAAATTCTTGGATCAGGAACCAGCCTCATCATTGACTAATACGACCGTTGTTAACGATGTAACCGGTTTGAATATCCTCCTTCAAGGAGCCTATCGTTTGATGCGCGACGGGAACAATAACGTGAATATAGCCAGCCCATTGGGCATTAAATTGTTATCCAGTGTTTCCGGAGAGGATATGATGGTCAACCAAGAACAGGTGGGCAACAATTGGAATTTCTATACCTATAATAACCAGCGCTACGACGCTACCGGAGCGGTAACCGTCGCTATTTGGACGGCGATGTATAAGGTCATCAATAATGCCAATATCGTCTTGGGATATGTAGACGATATTCCAGGAAATGAAAACGAGATTGCCGCCATTAAAGGACAGGCACTGGCTTTGCGCTCACGCTGTTACTTTAATCTGGTTAGGCTGTACCAACATACCTATGCACTGGCCAAGGATAAGCCGGGCGTTCCCCTGCAGTTGACCGCCGAGTTGGAGCCCCAAGCACGGGCCTCGGTAGCGGAGGTCTACACACAGATTGTGGGCGACCTTACGCAAGCTTCTGAACTTTTGGAAGGCTACGATAGGCCGAATAAGAATTTCTATAATAAAGATGTGGTCGATTTCCTCTTGGCACAGGTCTACTTGACGATGGAAGATTGGGATAATGCAGAGCTTCATGCCAACGCAATCCGGACGAGCTACCCATTGATGACCATGCAGCAATATGCTGCGGGTTTTTCGACCGATAACAATGAGTGGGTTTTGGGCTACACGCAAGGACCGCAGGACTACTGGTGGTATGACTCGCCTGCCTGTTGGTTTGACTTTGGGCAGAACAACGCCCCTTGGCAAGCCGAGCAGATTTTGCCGTCCAACCACTTTGTTGAGGAGGTAATGGCCGGCGACCCACGTTTGCTCGTTATTCCAAACCCTCTGTATACGGGAAAGTATGCCGCTACGAAATTTCTAGAGCTTAAAGATGAGCCTCCCTACAGTGAGCTATATGATCTACGTGCCGCAGAAATGTATCTTGTGGAAGCGGAAGCAGCTGCGCGTCAAGGCGATGTTGCTACGGCGCTGCAGGTGCTGAATACATTGCAGAATCAACGTGGCGCAACCGTGACAACTACCGGTAGCCAAAGTGAGTTGATTGCGGCTATTCTAACCGAGAGACGCAAGGAAATGTGGGGGGAAGGGATTGAATTGTTTGACATACTGCGCTTGCAGCAACCGCTTAGCAAATCGACCGCCGACGGTCATTATTTGAACTTGACCATCCCGGCAAACTCCAGTAAACATATTATGTTGATTCCAGAGAGGGAGGTTGTCAATAACAGGCTGCTTGTTCAGAATCCACATCCCGATCAGGCTCCAGTTTTTGTGCCTTAATCAATAAAACGTAGAAAGACTGGCGGATATCGGATGTCAGTCTTTCTATTTGCTCATCCAAAGTGAATGTTTTATTACTTATCTTTAAAGATATGAAGATCGCTTTCTTTTCTACCCAGCCCTACGACCGTACGTTCTTCGAACGTGAAAACGCGCAAAACGAATTTAGCTATCAGTTTTATGAAACTCATCTGGGGCCACATATCGTGCAGGCTGTCGAAGACGTGGATGTAGTCTGTGTTTTCGTGAACGACAAGGTCAATCGGCACGTCATACAGGTGTTGGCAGAGAAAGGCGTTAAAGTTATTGCACTGCGCTGTGCAGGCTTCAACAATGTTGATCTGGCGGCGGCGAAAGAATATGGATTGCGTGTTTGCCGCGTACCAGCCTATTCGCCAGAGGCGGTTGCTGAACATACCGTGGCCATGTTGCTCACACTGAATAGAAAAACACACAAGGCATACAACCGTGTTCGAGAGCAGAATTTTTCGTTAAATGGGCTGTTGGGCTTCAATCTTTTTGGCCGTACGGTGGGGGTTATCGGAACAGGTAAGATTGGGAAGGCCTTTTGTCGAATCATGCATGGCTTCGGCTGCCAACTGTT
This genomic window contains:
- a CDS encoding RagB/SusD family nutrient uptake outer membrane protein, whose product is MKNLHSILSFAFLGATLLTSSCDKFLDQEPASSLTNTTVVNDVTGLNILLQGAYRLMRDGNNNVNIASPLGIKLLSSVSGEDMMVNQEQVGNNWNFYTYNNQRYDATGAVTVAIWTAMYKVINNANIVLGYVDDIPGNENEIAAIKGQALALRSRCYFNLVRLYQHTYALAKDKPGVPLQLTAELEPQARASVAEVYTQIVGDLTQASELLEGYDRPNKNFYNKDVVDFLLAQVYLTMEDWDNAELHANAIRTSYPLMTMQQYAAGFSTDNNEWVLGYTQGPQDYWWYDSPACWFDFGQNNAPWQAEQILPSNHFVEEVMAGDPRLLVIPNPLYTGKYAATKFLELKDEPPYSELYDLRAAEMYLVEAEAAARQGDVATALQVLNTLQNQRGATVTTTGSQSELIAAILTERRKEMWGEGIELFDILRLQQPLSKSTADGHYLNLTIPANSSKHIMLIPEREVVNNRLLVQNPHPDQAPVFVP
- a CDS encoding 2-hydroxyacid dehydrogenase, whose product is MKIAFFSTQPYDRTFFERENAQNEFSYQFYETHLGPHIVQAVEDVDVVCVFVNDKVNRHVIQVLAEKGVKVIALRCAGFNNVDLAAAKEYGLRVCRVPAYSPEAVAEHTVAMLLTLNRKTHKAYNRVREQNFSLNGLLGFNLFGRTVGVIGTGKIGKAFCRIMHGFGCQLLAYDLYEDSELKREGLRYCTLEELYAQADIISLHCPLTADTAHLINAASLAQMKDGLILLNTSRGGLIDTLSVIEALKSRKLGGLAIDVYEQEEKIFFKDLSNTVIEDDTLQRLMSFPNVLITAHQAFFTDEALSQIAKKTLDNVKKACSGRVAADDPAFL